The window GGAGCGGCAGTGGCAAATCCACGCTACTCCACCTGGCGGCGGCGATCGACGTTCCGAGCTCGGGCGAGGTCTCGCTGCTTGGCCGCCCGGTTCGAGAGTTGTCCGACCGGGAGCGGACGCTGCTGCGACGAGACGGCATCGGCCTCGTCTTTCAGTTCTTCTACCTGCTTC of the Vicinamibacteria bacterium genome contains:
- a CDS encoding ATP-binding cassette domain-containing protein gives rise to the protein MAPGTPVVSFKNVSKQFTQPNGDVLKVLDDVSFEIRSGRKLAITGRSGSGKSTLLHLAAAIDVPSSGEVSLLGRPVRELSDRERTLLRRDGIGLVFQFFYLL